From a single Hippopotamus amphibius kiboko isolate mHipAmp2 chromosome X, mHipAmp2.hap2, whole genome shotgun sequence genomic region:
- the GABRQ gene encoding gamma-aminobutyric acid receptor subunit theta — protein sequence MGIRGMLRAALLLLLIRTWLAEGSDLSPTPKFHFELSSTVPEVVLDLFNCKNCANEATVHKILDRVLSKYDVRLRPNFGGAPVPVGVSIYVSSIEQISEMTMDYTITMFFHQTWKDPRLAYYETNLNLTLDYRMLEKLWVPDCYFLNSKDAFVHDVTVENRMFHLQPDGTVRYGIRLTTTAACSMNLQKFPLDKQTCKLEVESYGYTVEDILLYWEGNGNAIQGTEKLHIPQFSFLGKTITRKEVFLYTGSYVRLILRFLVKREVTSYLVQIYWPTVLTTVVSWISFWMNYESSAARVTVGLTSMLILNAINSHLWNKLPQFSCIKAIDIYMVVCFFFVFLSLVEYVYINCLFYSLRGPRRSQRQLRRIQRVMDRYRYQEVMQDDQFHIEDENGSPPSRLMWASLESPESLGSLASISEQAPLASSESLSSLSSLSDQSWLTTAESLNDLLSTSEQAVHSYGIRVNGIDIDDSVIPTEICNRAKAHGHAETRDPEDPEESSNCDESQDYGPSRRHLLVHGQRSVQEANYDLEEICNTLDDICSSLHDIRSLPDDVRVESGYLDLEKQLKGKVDSTWRLYGKDFMGFDGDKDSNSESDDSSPPSPGCSFGKGFSSKLFHPDYVPKVDQCSRLLFPLAFVVFNIAYWVYHIY from the exons CAAAAATTGTGCAAATGAAGCTACGGTTCACAAGATTTTGGACAGGGTGCTGTCAAAATATGATGTCCGTCTGAGGCCCAATTTTGGAG GTGCCCCTGTGCCAGTGGGAGTATCTATCTATGTTTCCAGTATTGAACAGATCTCAGAAATGACTATG GACTATACTATCACGATGTTCTTTCATCAGACCTGGAAAGACCCACGTTTAGCATACTATGAGACCAATCTGAATCTGACCCTGGACTATCGGATGCTTGAGAAGTTGTGGGTCCCTGACTGCTACTTTCTAAATAGCAAGGATGCTTTTGTGCATGACGTGACTGTGGAAAATCGCATGTTTCACCTTCAGCCAGATGGAACAGTGCGGTATGGCATCCG ACTCACCACCACAGCAGCTTGTTCCATGAATCTGCAAAAATtccctctggacaagcagacctGCAAGCTGGAGGTGGAGAGCT ATGGCTACACGGTTGAAGACATCCTATTGTACTGGGAAGGCAATGGGAATGCCATCCAGGGTACTGAGAAGCTGCACATCCCTCAGTTCAGCTTCCTGGGAAAGACAATAACTAGAAAAGAGGTGTTTCTCTACACAG GTTCCTATGTGCGCCTGATACTGAGGTTCCTGGTCAAGAGGGAAGTCACCAGCTACCTTGTGCAGATCTATTGGCCTACTGTCCTTACCACTGTTGTTTCCTGGATATCATTTTGGATGAACTATGAATCCTCTGCAGCCAGGGTGACAGTCG GTTTGACTTCAATGCTCATCCTGAACGCCATCAACTCACATCTGTGGAATAAACTCCCCCAGTTTTCCTGTATCAAGGCCATTGACATCTATATGGTTGTATGCTTCTTCTTCGTGTTCCTGTCCTTGGTGGAATATGTCTACATCAACTGTCTTTTCTACAGCCTAAGAGGACCCCGGCGCTCTCAGAGGCAACTCAGAAGAATCCAAAGAGTCATGGACCGCTACCGCTACCAAGAGGTGATGCAG GATGACCAGTTTCACATAGAAGATGAAAATGGCTCTCCTCCCTCCAGACTGATGTGGGCCAGCCTAGAAAGCCCAGAAAGCCTCGGCTCTTTGGCCTCCATCTCAGAGCAGGCACCGCTGGCTTCCTCAGAAAGCCTCAGCTCACTGTCTTCTCTCTCGGACCAGTCCTGGCTGACCACCGCAGAAAGCCTTAATGACCTCCTATCCACCTCAGAGCAGGCCGTGCACAGCTATGGCATTCGCGTTAATGGTATTGATATTGATGACAGTGTTATTCCTACTGAAATCTGCAACCGTGCCAAGGCCCATGGCCATGCTGAGACCCGTGACCCAGAAGACCCTGAAGAAAGCTCCAACTGTGATGAGAGCCAAGACTATGGCCCCAGTAGGAGGCATCTGCTTGTCCACGGCCAGAGGAGTGTGCAAGAAGCAAACTATGACCTTGAGGAGATCTGTAACACCCTTGATGACATCTGTAGCTCCCTTCATGACATTCGTAGCTTGCCTGATGACGTCAGAGTTGAGAGCGGTTACCTTGACCTTGAGAAGCAACTCAAGGGTAAAGTTGACAGTACCTGGAGGCTTTATGGTAAAGATTTTATGGGCTTTGATGGAGACAAGGACAGTAACTCAGAGTCTGATGACAGTTCCCCCCCAAGCCCTGGATGCTCCTTCGGTAAAGGGTTCTCCTCCAAGCTCTTTCACCCTGACTACGTCCCTAAGGTTGACCAGTGCTCCCGGCTTCTCTTCCCTCTTGCCTTTGTGGTGTTCAACATTGCTTACTGGGTGTACCATATCTATTAG